In the Bos javanicus breed banteng chromosome 4, ARS-OSU_banteng_1.0, whole genome shotgun sequence genome, TGAGTTTGTTCTCCTGgccgtgatggcctatgaccgctatgtggctgTGTGCGACCCCCTGAGATACTCGGTCATCATGCACAGAGGGCTCTGTGCTAGGCTGGCCATCACATCCTGGGTCAGTGGCTCTGTCAACTCTCTCGTGCAGACCACCATCACCTTCCAGTTGCCTATGTGCACGAACAAGTATATTGATCACATAtcctgtgaactcttagctgtggtcAGGCTGGCCTGTGTGGACACCTCCTCCAACGAGGTGGCCATCATGGTTTCTAGCATTGTCTTGCTGATGACACCTTTCTGCCTGGTTCTCCTGTCCTACATCAGGATCCTTTTCACCATCCTGAAGATCCAGTCCacagaggggagaaagaaagccttccacaCCTGTGCCTCTCACCTCACAGTGGTTGTCCTGTGCTATGGTATGGCCATTTTCACTTACATCCAGCCCAATCCCAGCCCTTCTGTGCTTCAGGAGAAGCTGATCTCTCTCTTCTACGCCATTTTGacacccatgctgaaccccaTGATTTACAGTCTAAGGAATAAGGAGGTGAAGGGGGCCTGGCAGAAGCTTCTAGGACAATTATCTGGATTAACATCGAAACTAGCAGCTTAATGAATAATGAGCATCAT is a window encoding:
- the LOC133246861 gene encoding olfactory receptor-like protein OLF3 — protein: MGADNQTWVRGFILLGLSSDWATQVTLFVLFSVTYLLTLLGNVLIVLLIRLDSRLHTPMYFFLTNLSFVDVSYATSIVPQMLVHFLVEHKGIPYVSCAAQLFFSLGLGGIEFVLLAVMAYDRYVAVCDPLRYSVIMHRGLCARLAITSWVSGSVNSLVQTTITFQLPMCTNKYIDHISCELLAVVRLACVDTSSNEVAIMVSSIVLLMTPFCLVLLSYIRILFTILKIQSTEGRKKAFHTCASHLTVVVLCYGMAIFTYIQPNPSPSVLQEKLISLFYAILTPMLNPMIYSLRNKEVKGAWQKLLGQLSGLTSKLAA